GTTTAACTGCAACACTTAACTGCAAGTTGTGAATGCAGTTCAACAGTGTTCCCACAATTTACTATGCTTATTCCTGCCGTTTCAACCCATTTCTCACTTCTTCTATGCGGCTCCAAATCACAAATGAAAGTTAATACTTGTTTATTAACAATCAATTGTATTATCAGACCTGAGTCtattaagtatatatatatatgtgcactCAATATCATCACGTCATTTTATGTCTACTGAGTATATCCTTATTCAAACTATACAAAGACCCTGGCAACCAAAattcataaaacaaacagattcTTAATTATATTCacatttcctcttcctcttcccttcGAAAGCTTCAAAAATGGTTGCTAATCATCAGTATTTCACATGTATATCTGAGCAGTACTTTTTGACTGCTGGTATGGTTTCAATATTTAAGAATTATTGATCTCCAGTGATTTTTATGCTcaacagtttacacagaatggtgccaAAAAGTAAAAACATCCAGTAAGCAGTAGTTCTGTGGCTGAAAACCTGATGAAAGAGAtaagaggagaatggccagactgatTTGAGTTGACTGGAAGGTTATgataactcaaataaccactctttacaactgtgctgagcagaaacgtatctcagaatgcacaacacatcaaatctTAAGACAGATGGGCCTCACCACATTGgattccactcctgtcagccaagaacaaaaaaatctgaGGCTGCCGTGGGCACAGACTCCCTGAAACTGGACAGAGAAGACTGGATAAGGACCAGGTTGATGTTTCTAAATACATCCTTTTACAATATATCAGATCTTGTTTTTACTTTTAGCGCCTACAGTGGCTTTTTGGAAATCCTAGGATTTTAACATCCTTCCACTTGCTAGTAGAGCCTGAACCTTACTcctatttacaataaattagcATTAGACAATTCAAGaaaggtaagaaaaaaaattgtatctaaagctgttttttatattaattattctaTCTATATTGCTATTCCAAATGTTAAATGTGATCATTCTGTCCTTCTTAGAGAGTAGGTTTAGTTCAGAAAAATGAACACTCAACATTTTACTGGGGTTTTTATCTGATCTACATGACATGTTTTGGACAGAAATAAGAATTATATTAGATCTTGTAATTAGgtgtcttttttgtttattttgtttgaacTCCATAAGTTTTTCACATAAATAACAAGGAGATAtttgatttcttattttgtaatttaaaccagaattttttttaatggctgtTTACAGGAGGAACCAGGAAACGTTTTGATACTGAACAAAGTACACAGGCAAATTAAACTTTGCTCATGAACCATAAAGATATAAACAGTTTCAGGTAATCATTCTAGCCCAACTCATAGGTCTTGTTTTAACACCCTTATGATGTTCTTAGACATTTTGGTCAATGTGACCTGCATATTATTCATGTCTTTTAAGTTTTATGTGCCACATCCATTTACTTTGAACTGCAAATACTTATTAAGCAAACACATTTAATTTATAGTTAAATAACAGCCTGGATTTCTACTTTTTTGCTTTTCTCTAATGCAGTTAAGAATGTGTAATCCAGGGAGGGGAAAAGGAGCTACGATCTCCTCCCCTTATACTCTTTTCAGAGAAACACATGATACCAATTTGACTTGTGCATGTGTATTAGATCGGCAGTGGTGGAAGACCAGAGTGTTGCAGAGTTTCAGGAAAAAGAATATGTAGCTTTGTGGTCTGTAACAGTGGGATGGCTCATAATTTAAACTTGAACTTAATCCAGAGAGGTGCAGGATGGAATCGAATGGCAACCCATGGAAACGTCACTTGTTTAATAGGTTAGTGTCTGCACTCAGAGAAGGAGACAAAACCATACAGCTCTTTTTCATGTCAGCATGTTTTTGCACTTTGAATATGTTTGCAGAGCAAAGCTTCCTTCTTCCTCCTTGTCCTGGACTCTGAGGTGGGCAGAGGTGGAGACGAAATCCTGACAATCACATGCAAAGTACTTGTTTATTTGATTATATGTGCTAGTTAATGTGTAATCTCAATGAAGGGCGGTGATTTCATACCTTCAGCTGTGTACATTTCCTCGATTTATGGACAGGTTCAGAGTCTAATTAAAGACTGTGGGTTCCTCACTTAGCTCGGATTCACTTGTTGGAGCTTCTCACATGGGACAGACATGGCTAAAGGAGTATACATTTCTAAAACCCTGGCTATTGCCACAGTGGTGCTGACACTGTCTGCGCTTGGTGGCATCATTGTTATGGTCACCCTCTACCAGATGCAGATAGCAAAAATGCCACCACAGCCTCTACCAAGCCTCCGTCCTACTACGCCGATTCCAACAGGACTTCCACCAACGCTGAGACTTCCTGACAATTTGATTCCACATAGCTACAAAATCAACCTTCAAccacatctctacacaaaaCTACCCAATGCCACTGAGCAAGTTTATATTTTTGAAGGGAACTCAACAGTTATGTTTAAATGCGTAAAAGACACATGGACTATCTTTCTTCATGCCCTGGATCTATCCATCGACCAAGTTAGAGTGACCCATTCTAACACAAGGGAGAATATAGGAGTAGACAGATACACTTTGCATAACGACTCTCATTTCTTTGAGATCGTACTTAAGAAACAGTTAGTAGGAAATGGGGACTATTATGAGCTTTTCACTAAATTCAAAGGGGAACTCCTAGATGATTTGACAGGTCTTTATACAAGCCAGTACACAGTGGTAACTGATGGTGAAGAAGAGAAAAGGTAAGCATTTTGTAATATCTAgattgtttataaatataatgtatttaaatttagatttaatttaaattgcTTATACATGAAATGTGTTATTGCCTTAATTAGAGCTTTCTCTGTCTAGTACTATGTGGACTCACTGCTCTGCCCAGTTTTAAGTATTCCCTACTGACCCAGATCATACATGGCTTAAAAATTAGGTAATGGTTTGATCAGATATGTTATCGGCAGGGATACACTGCTGTGTTGGAGCTGTATAGGGCTATGAGTCCCTAGGACTGGAGCTGAGAAACCCAGCCTCACATCACTGCAACACAAGCACATTGCTAGCTGAAAACACTTTCTAAAAAATGTTAATTGTTTATTTCAGCTCCACATTACTGTGTGGTTTCTGGTATTTCTTTATGACATGTTATTCATGAAGCTCAAATCATGCGGTGgggtatgtgcgtgtatgtgtgtccaAATCCAAAGAGGGAATAGAATACAGAAACTCACACATCCCTTCCAAATATCAGATTACCCAAAGCCATTTCTTGGCCACGGAAGTATTTATGTTACTGTGTTTATTGTAGAAGGAGCCCCAACCCTGTTCCTACCCAGTTTTATTGCTTTCTTCTTCACCTATCTCCAAGGAAGTTATCTCAGCTGTAATGCTTCAAGCAGAGAAGTTCTGAATAGCAAATGTTTGTACTCATAACTGATGTGACATGGAACAATTCTTTGAAATGTTTAGATTTTATGTCTATGGTCTTGTGCATTTGTTGCATGGGTTTTATATAAATACCTTTCCCAACAGATTTCTCGTTGCAAGCCAGATGCAAGCCACAGAAGCTAGAAAAGTTTTCCCTTGCTTTGATGAACCAGCTATGAAAGCAGtttttaatattactattatCCACAGACCAAGCACCAAAGCCCTTTCCAATGCCAAATTAGGTAAGAGACAAGACTGGCTTTGTGATAACTATCAAAATATGTTTGTGTTAGTTAATATAGGATAACATCATAGCGAAATGATGATTAGTCTTGATAATTTGCTAGGTGGTGTAAATTAGGTTGTTAATTACATTGATTGCCTTGATGAACAAATTACAAAAGTGAATACAAGCTTAACATAAAGCACTTAACTGGCTTAAATTTGCATTCAACAGATAATGATCCAAATGTGGAGGGAGATTGGATTGTTTCGACATTTGCTCCAACACCAGTCATGTCGACATATCTCTTGGCTTTCACAGTAAATGAATTTACCAGTCAAATTGGTCAACATGATAACAAGGACATGATGGTGTGTTGCTGTTTAATAATATTCATCtcttttttactattattacagCAAATGTTCATTTTGTTTAAAGTGAAAAATTGCAGGGAGAAAGTAAGATCATATACTAATATTTACATTCTGGTAATAACAGTTGGATTAACATTGAATTTAGAACTTCAGGCAAAGAAAAGGGACTATATTTACCAGCCATTTCTAATCTATATTCTGCGTTGTGTAAGATCTGGGCCCGACCTGAGGCTGTGACTGCTGGACATACAGAGTACGCGCAGAGTATCACTGGGCAGATTCTGACCTTCTACGAAAATACATTTAAGCTGAAATATCCATTAAACAAACTAGGTGAGATTAAACACATGggttaaaaaaagtaaaagcagATGGTGCCATTTTAATAATCGTTAACCCACACCATATGTGCTTATATTCACAGATCAGATTGCCCTGCCTGACTTCAGTGCAGGTGCTATGGAAAACTGGGGTTTAACAATGTACCGTGAATCAGCTCTGCTGTATAAAGAAGGTGTATCCTCTTCCTCTGATAAAGAATGGGTTGCCATTGTGGTAGCTCATGAGCTGGCACATCAGGTACAATTATACACTTATTTATTCAAATGCAATgatttagtttttaaaaaagtctCTGTGTATACAGCCAGTGGCACATTTTTATGACATCTGATGCATACAGAGTTTTCAGTTTTTTAACTGGCTTCATTAAATCACATCATTGCTGGAATTGTAGTGGTTTGGGAACCTTGTCACAATGAACTGGTGGAATAACCTGTGGCTGAGTGAAGGGTTTGCCACATACATCTCATACTTGGGAGTGGATTACATCGAGTCTACATGGAATATAGTAAGTTCTCAGATTCAAAGAATTTTCAAAGAAGAAGATTCAAAGCAATTTCAAAGAATTGTTGTACATTAACATTTTACATACACTGCAATCAATTCCGTATTAGGTGATTTCAGATTTCTCCCCCTAAATGATTCATGATGCTCCAACTAAACCTTCTGTTAACTTTAACTGTCACACACAAATGTAGAAGCTTACATCTGTGAATGTATTGTTGTTTTCAGAGAGATATGTTTGTGCTGAAAGAAATGCATCCAGTCATGGAGTTGGATTCATTGAACACTTCACACCCTCTGAGCTTGAAGGAGTCTGAAGTTGAGACAACATATGAGATCTTGCAACTCTTTGATAGTATCACCTACAGCAAGGCTGGTTTGATGTCTCTTTATTGCCCAAGAATTTGAGTGttcatatatatacaccagAGATCATTAATGTGTTACTTAGTGAGCAAGTTTCTCTATCATTTCAATAGGGTGCAGCTGTACTAAGAATGTTGTCAGCTTACATGGGGGAGACAAAGTTTTTTGAAGGACTTGAGGTGAGCAAGCCTACCACAGTTAgatattcttgtgtgtgtgtgtgtttaagatttACTTATAATAATGCCTGAGCATATAAGCTACATTTTAATACTATATTACAAATACATCATTTTAGTGCTACCTTGAGAATTACAAGTACAACACTGCTGACACTACAGACCTGTGGAAGTGTATGCAGAAGGTAAATGTGCTATAGCTACTTATATAcatcaaaataacaaatactaaacagtaataaaggatgAACTGATAATTGTATTTGAAATGTTCACATACTAATATATACTAGGTGTCTTTGAACACCTGGTCATTAGACACAtatgtgttttttaaacatcccattccagacttagtccccctttgctgttataataacctccacttttctgggaaggcttcctACTAGATCTTGGAGCCGGACAGTGGGGATTTGCCAATTCAGCCACAAGCAAATTAGTGAAAACTGGCACTGATTTTGGGCAAGAAgacctggggtgcagtcagcgTCCAAGTTCATCCCAAACGTGTTCAGTGTGGTTATGGTCAAGGTTCTTTGCAGGCCACTTtagttcttccactccagccTGGGCAAACATGGACCTTGTTTGTGCACAGAGGCCTTATCAAATGGAAATATATTTGgaacccttagttccagtaaagggaaGCCTTAATGCTAAGACATTGTAGATAATTGTGCATAAAACTTTTTGGCCCATATAtgagtgtgatgatcaggtgtccacctACCTTTGGCCATAAAGTGTGTATACCATACTAACATGCCATTTATCACgtaataatgtaatgtattgtCATTCTCAGGCTACACATGAGGAAATAGAGAGCCTCATGACAACATGGACCGAGCAAGCAGGCTACCCAGTCATCAACATAAATACGGCCACTGGAGAAATTGCTCAAGAGCAATTTCTATTAAAGCGAGCAGAGGACACTGGGTGAGTTCCAGGCCAAATCATAGTATTTTTACATCAGTTACATCTGAAAGGAACACTTCGTCCAAAACCTGCcattacataaacaaacagaaacattcattcattcatcttcagtaaccagtTTATCCTATTCAGGATCACAGTGGATCTGGAGACActagagagaaaaacagtgcaCAAACTGTcatacctaggggcaatttagcacAGCTAAATTTCCTGTCTGCATTAATCTAGACAGTGGGGTAGAAACCCATGCAAACAAACAAGCTCAGGGTTGAACAAGGGGcactggagctgtgagatggCAATGCATCACCATCCCACTCAAAGTACATAAGTATAAAAAGtaatttttatgtattaaatacACCACTAACAAGGACCTGTTGGTATTAGAGCTTGCTAAACATTATTTTTACGTCAATGTCTGGTTAAATTTGGTTAAATGTGCTGGAATTAAGCCTGAAATGGAAATCATTCTGCCTTGTGGTACTTTATTGCAGAAAGAGTGCACATTGCTTATACACTGCATCTGCAGGGCAGTGTGGGTAATGCAGTAAAATATGAATGGAATCATTTCTCTACTAAAAATTTAGACAACAATACAAaatggtgtactgtgtggtaCACAGAAAACAAATTCACACGTGGACTAAGATTGAATTGCAGGTCTTTAAACTCTGCAGGGGGCTGAAATTGgcaacttaattaaaaaaacttttaaccAAGAGTGTAACAGTTTCCATCTCATTATGTGCCACATGGGTACATGAGCATAGCACActaatcttttgtttcttgcAAATAGACTGAGCCTATTCTTGTTAGTGTAAATCTGCACCAACAGATGAAAGTGGGGTGTTGTGTTACTTAGGTGTCAGTGATTCTAGTTTTTGTATTATTACTATTTCTGCATAACAGTGTCCCTATATCAGACACTTGGCCTATTGTTTGAGTCAGCATTATTATAACTAAACTCATACACTTAATAAGTCTAAATTCAAAATTCATAACTTATTTGTTACACTTGTCAACTTTCCCAACCACTTACTGAATCTTTATGGGCAGTATAGTGAGCTTTATCAGGCCCTTTTGGAACGGTCTGATGAACATTGTTTAGGGCTGGGTCATCTTCATCAAGCAATTACCCACAATATGGACATAAATTGTGGCTCTCAGGCTATGGGAATGCTGCTTCTCATTCTCAAATTGTGAGGTCCACCATGGCAGAGAGTGTGGTGAGCGACCTCATCTCAGTAGAGTGCAACATCAGAGTGATTGTTCCGTTCGAATGTGGACATTATTGTCTAATAATACCTTGAGCAAATTTTATCCTTAACTGATTACATTATCAACACCTTCATAATTCATATCCTcaatttacagcattttaagCCATTTTTATTCCTTGGTCTGGAACTATATCAGAAGTTGAACCTCTAAATGATTCTTCTTCTCAGTTAAAACAGTATATACTTGAGCGGTTTTTATCCCCAATTCAGGATTACTATTACCACAGAGTGACTGTCAAACTCAATAAAGTAAGGTATCTGCAATACACCACTAGTTCCAAACGAAACTGTGCTTGTAGTTCACACAGTCATAGAACCATGGTAACCTTCCAGTGTTCTGAGGCAgagtaattttttatttttttttcatttctgtaaattccatgatgttttgttttgcttatgTAAAAAAAGCCATGCTGTGCTGAATTTGAAGCCTAACTTTATTATGAAGTTTTTGTTTTCCCCATAGGCTTGAATGGCAGATTCCAATTATCTATATGAAATCTGGTTCCCTCCAGCCGAACACTGTTCTTAAAGAAAAGGGGCCtggtaaatctctctctct
The sequence above is drawn from the Hemibagrus wyckioides isolate EC202008001 linkage group LG04, SWU_Hwy_1.0, whole genome shotgun sequence genome and encodes:
- the anpeplb gene encoding alanyl (membrane) aminopeptidase-like b; the encoded protein is MAKGVYISKTLAIATVVLTLSALGGIIVMVTLYQMQIAKMPPQPLPSLRPTTPIPTGLPPTLRLPDNLIPHSYKINLQPHLYTKLPNATEQVYIFEGNSTVMFKCVKDTWTIFLHALDLSIDQVRVTHSNTRENIGVDRYTLHNDSHFFEIVLKKQLVGNGDYYELFTKFKGELLDDLTGLYTSQYTVVTDGEEEKRFLVASQMQATEARKVFPCFDEPAMKAVFNITIIHRPSTKALSNAKLDNDPNVEGDWIVSTFAPTPVMSTYLLAFTVNEFTSQIGQHDNKDMMIWARPEAVTAGHTEYAQSITGQILTFYENTFKLKYPLNKLDQIALPDFSAGAMENWGLTMYRESALLYKEGVSSSSDKEWVAIVVAHELAHQWFGNLVTMNWWNNLWLSEGFATYISYLGVDYIESTWNIRDMFVLKEMHPVMELDSLNTSHPLSLKESEVETTYEILQLFDSITYSKGAAVLRMLSAYMGETKFFEGLECYLENYKYNTADTTDLWKCMQKATHEEIESLMTTWTEQAGYPVININTATGEIAQEQFLLKRAEDTGLEWQIPIIYMKSGSLQPNTVLKEKGPVRKPAYEVTDDGWLLVNINASGYYRVNYDEQNWDRLIKQLESDHQPIPLINRGQLIDDAFNLARAKYINVTLALSTTKYLINETEYIPWESALNNLGYFILMFDRAEVYGPMQKYLRTQIEPLYTYYQEYTDNATIPGDLSDQYNQINAISVACSNGLKNCTDMATKLFAEWRSGIDRIPPNLKSTIYCHAIAAGGEDDWDFTWKKYEESRLASEQDVLRYALSCTKIIWLLNRYLEYTLDPNKIRKMDVVSTIRYIARNVAGQALAWDFIRAQWDYISQLYGGGIISYGSLINDVTERFNTDFELQQLKQFKNEHDEDSLGPTSQALDQAIERTEANIKWVKENKQTVLNWFREQR